The Daphnia magna isolate NIES linkage group LG6, ASM2063170v1.1, whole genome shotgun sequence genome segment AATCCAGTTGAATTTAAATGGATTGTGGAAAAATCTAGCCTTGTTGGATAAGCCGGTACTGGAGTTGCGATGGAATTTGCAGCATATTCTTATCCACCTAAGCCAGTATATTCAAATCGATGTGATCGAAGTGCAAAAATCTATTATGGATCGCCAAATTGATCAGTGTCATGATTTCGACAAGTTTCGAGCTGCCCACGCAAATTTTTTGGTTGTTATTGCCGCACAAACATTTCTTCACGTCCCTGCGGTAATTTGTAATTAACCTTAAGCGTTTAAACATTACTTACTAAATATTTTCCGGAATCCTTTAGATGCAAGCTTGTTTCAAGGACCTCATACATCTGGCTTTAAAATTCTGTGGGCTATTCAAAAATGACAGACCAAAAGCATTTCTGTCAGTCGTCGCTGAGTTGAATCTAGAATTCGAAAGACTTATGCAATTATTGTTTTCTCTGTTGAACGGTATGTACCAGCAGAGCTCGGGAACTACGATGGAGCCAATAGCGCAATTGCTACTGAGACTCGATTTTAACTATTATTTGACAGAAGGCCTACAGAGAAAAACTAATCAATTGCTTGAGATTTGATGTAATGTACAAACTAAATAATGTGATTATAAACTTGGTACAATGGATAAAACTTCTAGTGTTTGCTCATTTTGGATCAAGATTTCCTCAATAAGTTTTTCTGTTTCCGTAATTCCTTCCACAactttgagaatttttttcttttcaccctcattttcttctttaagtTCCATCAGATATGACAGGAGTTCTTCTTTATGTGACTGCAAGGCAGGAATATCATATGCTAGCATATCCTTTGATGGATCTCCTGTTGGTCTCCTAGTGTAGGAAGTGATTAATTAAGGAAAAGTCTATTGCCTCTCAAATACAGATGGCACTAGTTACGGGGAAGTGTAGtctttccgtttttcttttttgttataaTGTGATACCTTCGTGTAGTCTTTCCGCTAATATTCGTAttcaggtatttttttttagttattgaGGTAAAACCCTTTATTGGTCACTAATTGCAAATGCATTAATTTCTTAAGAATCATGTCATAAGACAATgctttatgtattttttttttctgagatAGATTAAAATGATTAATGTAATTTCAAATAACATTATTAATtatgatataactaatatGATATTAATGATATTATTAATGTCACTTGAAATGAAATTATTAATCATTTCAAATTAtctcagaaaaaaataataactaaaGAATCATCTTATGGCACACAGGattctgaagaaaaaaatgaattttcaatTAGTAACCACTGAAGTGTTTTAAGtcaataaaataattaatgaaaaaaatactTGAATATCAGCGGGAATACTACATGAAGGTACCacaaaataacaacaaaacaacTGTCAGACGGCCTACCCTCCCCTATAACTAGTCTCATCTGTATTTGCGGGAGAATAGGAACAACCATGAATTAATATGGGAGATAAACTGTACTATCAGTCTAAACAAAATCAAGTAGAAAGGGTTATGTTACCAAACAGTTTCACCCTGGGATAGCTCAGCTTGCTCAATATCAAGTTTGTCAATAAAATCCAATTTTCCTTTTAGAGAATATGTTGAAAACAGTTCATCAAACTCCTGCTTCAAGTGAAACTGTACTTTTTGGGCAAATGTTGTATGTAATTGGGCAAgaatttccgttttttttttcaaaaatggaagGCAATctgaaaaagatttttggCTGGGTAACAGATGAAGGAAGAGTCATTAGAATTGTAACCATCTTTAACTTTGTCAATGATTCATACCTTAAAATTTTGCTGATTACTTTCTGAGTAGCTTGATCCAACGCATCAGTCAACAGACTGAAACGAGAGTCTTCGTGCACTTGTTCGTCTATTTTTCCATCATTGTCTGCCATGGTTTTCTTCTATGTTAAGGTTATTAAAGactaaaatatttaatattttaacgAATTATGTGTCAAAAAAGCGAGGTGTTGGCTTCGAAAACAGCCGAAACTTCaaaagttttgaaaatgaaatacgACGTTGCGAATTTTACTCAAAGCCAATTCACTAGCTAGTAGGGAGTAGGGATTAGGGACTGACGGATTGTAGGGTCGGGACCGATCcctattaaaaacaaaaagaaaaagaatccacTATGCCTGAGGGACCTGAGCTTCATCTTTCAAGCTTATTTATCAACGATTCTGTGAAAGGATTAATTTTTTctggagaaataaaaaaatctgatGTTTCAAAAAATCCAACAATACAATGGGATGTTCCATTTTACACCATTACGGCTGAATCTCGAGGTAAAGAAATGAAACTTTGGCTAGAAGAATACTCACCAAAGGAAGGAAAGGAAGTGATGCCACCACAGAAGATATCCATCCTTTTCCGGTTTGGCATGTCTGGATGTTTCAAATTATCCATTGTTGATGAAATTCCAAAGCATTCTCATTTAAGGTTAGTAATGGGTTCAGGCATATATGTTTCTTTTCATTGATGCTGTTACTGTTGCATTGACAATAGATTTTTTACAGCAAAAAACAGTGTTGATCCCAAACAAGTTCTTAGCTTTGTTGATTTTCGAAGATTTGGAAAATGGGAAGTCAATGTTGATTGGGGTTCAGACAGAGGCCCTTGTCCTATAACAGACTACGAAAACTTCAGACATAATATTGTGAACAATTTAGAGAACTctgcttttaaaaataaagctaTCTGTGAAGTTTTGCTGAATCAAAAGTATTTCAATGGAATTGGAAATTATCTTAGGGCTGAAATATTATTCAGGTTTATAAATCATGTTTTCAGAATAAAGTAAACAAATTATAATGAAGAATAACATTCATTTAAATTAGATCAAAAATAGCTCCTTTTGATGATGCTTATAATGTGCTCTGTGATTGGAAACATGCAGCCATGTACCCAATAAAAACTGATAATGTTGCTGGACCCAGTATTCAGGACCCACTGTATCTTTGCCATGCAATATGCAGTGAAGTATTGAAACTTAGTAATATTGTTAAATAACATTTTGTCTACAGTGGCGTCTGTAATTTCCCTTGGTGGTAGTGTTTCGCTTTGCACTTTCCTTTGTTGTCTAACAGTAACATTTAAATTCTACAGCAGAACTGAAAGGAATAGATGAAAAATATGTGTTAGATTATGTTTGATGTACACCGCCATACAAAACAAacatgcacaggaaaacactaTCGCGAAGAAAATTATAGCCGCCACCgtgttttttatatttatacatGTCGAAAGTTGCTCATTCACTAATTTCAATATGTTTTGGTATAATTAATAAAGGTGTTGGATACGGTGTGGAAGCTGGCCTCAAGGAGAATGGATCTTTTGAAAAATGGCTTCGATGTTACCAAAATCCCCGCATGAAAAGTCTAACGGATAGAAATAAACGAACCATTTGGTTCGACGGTGTACCAGGGCCGCTAGTACCTAATGGTAAGCAATTCATAAAGTCTTAAATTGTTTGTAGTTGTCCAGCAACATATTTCTagcatttttatttaaaaacaaaaaaacaaaaatcagatAGCAATACCCGTCGacctaaaacaaaacgaagGATTGTCGAAAACGTGGTAGAAAAATCTGTTACGGGAGTAAAGGCGAGAAAACGGAATACCGTGACAGAATCTACAGAACTCCGGGCTAGTTCACGAATACCAACACGCCGCTCACCACGTTTTGCCCATGTGCTTGACTTGAAAGGTGAGCAGACCTTCTAACTTGGAGTTATTTCCTGTTACCACAGAGGTCAACTATTcgatctttttgtttttcctctttaaATGTCAGAAATGAGCTAGTTAAATACTAGTCATTTTGGCGACGCATTACGTTTCATAATGCAATGTGTTTCACGGTTCTTTGCCCGCCAGTTGTTATTTGTTACCTTCTAAGGCTTACCACATCTTCTTCTGTTGTGTTCCTAGAACATTCGAAAATAACGTTAGTTTCCAAAACTGAATTCTCAGCTGGAGCACTTCTCAAACAAAAACTTCTGGCCAGTGTAAATGCATACGTTGAATGACAGTTATTTTGTGATCTAATTTTCAGTTATTGTATTTGTTGTGAGCAACTATTAAAATCAGTAATTAATTGCAGTTTACTAAGTAACATTTATATTCGTTTATCCGGGGGAAGGCTTACCGCAAGTAATTCCCAATAATCTGATTAAAAGATACCATTGTTTGTAGGTTGAAAACCAAGTGGCAGAGGACTCTTGACGAAACTTGTGTTTTTGCTCAGtatggttttaaaaaatgcgaCGAGTGAAGAGCGATGGATGAGGAAAAAGTGGAAACGGAAACCAACATGACACAAAAAGCAGTAAAATAATGAACAACGTGCGTAATGAGAGAATCGCAGGATGAAACACTGGAATCATTAAGATCAACATTCGTCGTAGACCACAACTTCCACATTCACTATTGCTACCAACTAAAATCGTTGGCTGAGAGTGTGTTAAGCATGCGATCATCTTTAGAAATTCCGAATAGTCAACTAGTAGTGTTTTAGGCAGAATAGGGTTAGATACTTTTGTCAGCGCGACCAACGTCAGATAGGATAAAAGATTATCGAAGCAGTGTATTAATATGTTGAAGATATATAAATGACGGCGACATTTTGAACGAAgcgctttaaaaaatttctaggAAAGTCCAGAATAGACAGTTCGCAAGATTGGCGTAGTACTTTTCATTGCAACGGACATACATTTAATTTTCGAACCAAACTCGATGTTCTTGAAAGAGCTCTTTGTACACTGGGAGATCGTAGAAAGCTGCTTTACACTCAACGCTTTacagttgttgtttttgacgagaaaaaaataaaaaaaaaataaaaaactaaacaaaaaaaaaattagaaggCGGCAATAATGATGTTATAagaaaatagtaaagtaaagcgATAGAGACGATGCAGCAATGAAGCCCACTGATCAATGAATGCACTGGTCCCTTCACCATGTATGcgtatactacatcaaatgTTGCTGAGAAAGAAATGTAAACTCTACAAAGAAGTTTAACGAATATGTACAATACGACCATATTAGTATCAGCGACGATGAGCAAGAGTGAACGTCGAAacagattttttcattttcctaaAACGAGAGATTCAAATAAATTTCGCGTTCGATGCAAACGGCAGTTGTTTCTACTTGCGCACACCACACCTCGTTCTTAATTTCTTACTTGAAAGGATTACTGCTGACGAAGCGACTCGACGATCCAGACGGAGCGGCCGCGACGGGCGCAGGCTCGACAAAGACGGCATCCGTTCCGGTTCGAAATTTGGAAGCAGTCGTGTGTTGCATGTAGCCGGGCTTACTAACTAGTTGGGTTCTCTGCGATGCTTTTGGGAGGTCTGACGAACTCTTGCTGAACAGGTGACCCCTTCGGAGGTTCGGGGTGAGCGAAATTCCATTTTTAGGATCTTTGGATGGTGTCCTGACCGGGATACTGCTAATCCCCGTTTGGGGAATGgctaaattttctttgttggtAGGGCTAGAAAGAGCTGCATTCGGTGTCACGGCAGATTGAAACGGGACATTGGTAGGTAGGTCTATCAATGGCATGGCCAAGCTCAGCTCGTCCGTTGTACAAATTGACGACTGAAACAAAACCAGGAAATATTATAGTCAAGCGTCCGAAAAGGAGGGAAATATTTCATCAACTTACCTTTGCGTTAAAGGGCACAGGTTCAGCCGCAGGTAAGTTCATGTCGAAGGTTACATCTAGACCGCACGACTGAATAACAACGGTTTCATCCAAATTCGATGGGACTGCAACTGCGACTGGTCCAGAAATGGGCGGAATGCTTTGCGCATGGCAAAGTACAGAGCTGGGAGGGACATCTAAATGAAGGTTCGATTCCGACAGCGGTGACAAAGTTACACCCTTGTTGAAAGTAGGATTGTTTTCATCTCTCAgtgtttcttctttctggTCCGCCCAGCATACTCCACGCCCTCCTTCCACCATTGCCACCAAGCTctaaaaatacgaaaaaatttattgataAAGCGACACAATTAAGGAATCCAAAAATTAATTATCCGTGAACAGCGCAAACACGTAAATGTGCTACACAACGCTGTCAGTTTTCACGTTGCTTAGTGAGTGTAAAATCTAGTCACAGGAGGGTTTTCACTGTGATCCAGACCAACGCTCACTGAGCACTATGGAAATATTCGAACTGCGAACACGATAGATGGATAACGATACTGATTTTGATAATGTAAAATTACGTTGAAATCTGCCTCCATATAAGTGGGAACGGAATCCTGCACACGAAGTGTCAGATAAAGTGATTTCGCAGTTTTCAtgagttgtaaaagtaaagttTCGGATTTAGTGTTTTCTTCAGACTGAACTTGCAAGGTTTTCGTTAAGTACTGGTTCTGGTCTTTGGTTTCTTGGAGGGCAACCTAGAGCATTTGAAAAGGGACTTAGTAAACAAATTATCATTTGCTGATGAAAGAACGCGGTACCTCCAATTGCTTCATACGCATTGCATCATGGatgatttgttttaattcgTCATTGCCAAGATCGTACATCACCATTTGGAATTCATTGCTCAGTGCGTTTTCCTTGCTGGAGCTCAACGCCAAGCGCTTGGAGAGCTCATTTTTCTTCTGACTAATGATTTCAAGTTTCGGTTTTTGTGAATTTATCTCACGTTCAAGTTTAGTGCGAAGCTTTTCTAGtctaattatttaaatataagGGTGACATTTAGGAATGATCTCACGAGAGTAACATCAGCAAAACTTACCTCAGAGTAGACAAGCCGATACATTCCACTCGATCATTCTTCTGATTTTTCAACATGATTTTGTGCTGAAAATCTTTCTCCAGTTGATCTAGGTTTGCAAGTTTATGTTGAATTTCACGTCTGTCGTGAAAAAGAGCACCCCAGGCTTCTCTCGCTTGGCGCAATGCCACAGTAGGAAAGGTCGCGAACGGATCAACGATCGGAGTGACGACCTCATCTGGCTCTTTTGGTATTTCTTTCTCTAAACACTTGGAGCATGGAGTACTTTCGACAGCAGTGAGAACAACAGGGGGTTCTTGCTGTACTTTGGAATCTTCAAATGTTCGAATTTTGTCATTTGCGGACGCCAAGGCAGACCTTAGTTCAGAAATCATTTTTTCGTATTGCGTCACATGAAGCTGAACCGATCTCTCGTTTTTCTTCACCTAGGGGATGCAAATGATATGTCAGGCTGGGAAACTTTAAATTCTCGATCAAATTTCTCACATTAGACTTGATGTTTTTAGCTCTATCAGCGTATTTCAGAGTGTTGTACGTGTCTTCTAGAGTTACACTTGACGGTGATACTGCCGCTATCATGACAGTTTTGCAATTACCGCCGAGTGAATCTTGCAAAAGTCGCGTCAGCTTAGAATCACGATATGGAACATGCCTGCGACCCTCGGCCAAAGCATTTATACAATTCCCTGTTCAGAAAacacaaacataaaaaattgcaTCGTTTTTCAGGATAAATAAAGTGCATTGCTTTTAGGTTACCTAGCGCGAGGAGCGATCGGTTGATATTGTTACCCTCTCGAAATCGTTCGCCAGTATGTCCCGTAGCACAACCCCTTTCCGACCCCGCTAAGTCGATGAGTGACATTTTAGCCACTTTGAAATTGTTACTTAGTCCAGCGGCACGATCACTTTGTTTGATCCATACCTGACACGATTAATTAGTTACGCTGATAAATGTGGCATCAATGCATAATTACTTGGAACACAGCATGGGATCGCGACGACTCAGCGTTGTGGTCTGTGGGATGCTGAGTCCGGTTACTATTGCCGTATTTTAGGAGGGACAGCAAATCTTCGGCGCCATTTGGTTTTACCAAAGACAGGCCTGTCACAGTGATACCATCGTTACCGTTGTCTCTAATAGTCAAAAAATTTGACTGAGCCAATAAGTCTCTCACGTTTTCATTGTAAACCTAAAggcgaaatttaaaaaatatatttatatattagtTTTAGAGAGCTTCACATGCATTTGTTCAACAAAAAGTTCACCTCAAGGTAAGATACAGAAATCTCGAATTTTTTAACTCCACGGAGCTCTTCCATTCGGCGGTAAAGATCCATGACAGTTAGAAAAATTATACCAGGATTTTGTTGTGTTCCAAGCATAGTATGTGTCTTTCCAGCACCAGTAGCACCATAAGCAAATActaaaagaattttatttctgTTAATATAAATAATTCAATGCAAGGCTGTCTGAGGGCCAGGCAGTGATCTTGGTTTACCAGAACAGTTGAACCCTTCTAGAACAGCATCAACAACTGCTTTTGTAGTTCCTTCAAAAACTTCCTCATTAGTTGCTTCAGGTGCAAAGACAGCATCAAATGCAAAGTGTGCATCTTTATGCgctttttttgtaaaatctctattgttttgtttaactcCATGGTAAAAAAAGTTATCATCCTCTTCTTTGGGGTCAAACACCAATAATTTATCATTTGCGACTTTAACAGAATTCCTTTAAGGAGAAAAAATTTATACAAATGGACAATCAAATTTAAGGCTGGACATACCTTGAACTAGTTGATTTTTCTCGTTCATTAAAAGGTCTGACTCTAACTGCAACTCTAATATTTGAACTTTGAATTTCAGCAGAACCACTAATTCCCTCTCCAAGTGTACTTCGAAGAATGACATTATTGCTGTTTTGCCGTCTCACCAGTCCTGTGCGGGGGGAATTCCTCACCTGGCGAAGTGGTGGTTTCATCGTGTGTACTGTTTAAGATCTTGTGGTATCTATATAGATGaagataattttaaaaaaccaatttAAA includes the following:
- the LOC116924705 gene encoding polyamine-modulated factor 1, which translates into the protein MADNDGKIDEQVHEDSRFSLLTDALDQATQKVISKILSQKSFSDCLPFLKKKTEILAQLHTTFAQKVQFHLKQEFDELFSTYSLKGKLDFIDKLDIEQAELSQGETVWRPTGDPSKDMLAYDIPALQSHKEELLSYLMELKEENEGEKKKILKVVEGITETEKLIEEILIQNEQTLEVLSIVPSL
- the LOC116924697 gene encoding endonuclease 8-like 1 isoform X3 is translated as MPEGPELHLSSLFINDSVKGLIFSGEIKKSDVSKNPTIQWDVPFYTITAESRGKEMKLWLEEYSPKEGKEVMPPQKISILFRFGMSGCFKLSIVDEIPKHSHLRFFTAKNSVDPKQVLSFVDFRRFGKWEVNVDWGSDRGPCPITDYENFRHNIVNNLENSAFKNKAICEVLLNQKYFNGIGNYLRAEILFRSKIAPFDDAYNVLCDWKHAAMYPIKTDNVAGPSIQDPLYLCHAICSEVLKLSVGYGVEAGLKENGSFEKWLRCYQNPRMKSLTDRNKRTIWFDGVPGPLVPNDSNTRRPKTKRRIVENVVEKSVTGVKARKRNTVTESTELRASSRIPTRRSPRFAHVLDLKG
- the LOC116924697 gene encoding endonuclease 8-like 1 isoform X1, which codes for MPEGPELHLSSLFINDSVKGLIFSGEIKKSDVSKNPTIQWDVPFYTITAESRGKEMKLWLEEYSPKEGKEVMPPQKISILFRFGMSGCFKLSIVDEIPKHSHLRFFTAKNSVDPKQVLSFVDFRRFGKWEVNVDWGSDRGPCPITDYENFRHNIVNNLENSAFKNKAICEVLLNQKYFNGIGNYLRAEILFRSKIAPFDDAYNVLCDWKHAAMYPIKTDNVAGPSIQDPLYLCHAICSEVLKLSVGYGVEAGLKENGSFEKWLRCYQNPRMKSLTDRNKRTIWFDGVPGPLVPNDSNTRRPKTKRRIVENVVEKSVTGVKARKRNTVTESTELRASSRIPTRRSPRFAHVLDLKGEQTF
- the LOC116924697 gene encoding endonuclease 8-like 1 isoform X2, encoding MPEGPELHLSSLFINDSVKGLIFSGEIKKSDVSKNPTIQWDVPFYTITAESRGKEMKLWLEEYSPKEGKEVMPPQKISILFRFGMSGCFKLSIVDEIPKHSHLRFFTAKNSVDPKQVLSFVDFRRFGKWEVNVDWGSDRGPCPITDYENFRHNIVNNLENSAFKNKAICEVLLNQKYFNGIGNYLRAEILFRSKIAPFDDAYNVLCDWKHAAMYPIKTDNVAGPSIQDPLYLCHAICSEVLKLSVGYGVEAGLKENGSFEKWLRCYQNPRMKSLTDRNKRTIWFDGVPGPLVPNDSNTRRPKTKRRIVENVVEKSVTGVKARKRNTVTESTELRASSRIPTRRSPRFAHVLDLKEMS
- the LOC116924690 gene encoding kinesin-like protein KIF18A, translated to MKPPLRQVRNSPRTGLVRRQNSNNVILRSTLGEGISGSAEIQSSNIRVAVRVRPFNEREKSTSSRNSVKVANDKLLVFDPKEEDDNFFYHGVKQNNRDFTKKAHKDAHFAFDAVFAPEATNEEVFEGTTKAVVDAVLEGFNCSVFAYGATGAGKTHTMLGTQQNPGIIFLTVMDLYRRMEELRGVKKFEISVSYLEVYNENVRDLLAQSNFLTIRDNGNDGITVTGLSLVKPNGAEDLLSLLKYGNSNRTQHPTDHNAESSRSHAVFQVWIKQSDRAAGLSNNFKVAKMSLIDLAGSERGCATGHTGERFREGNNINRSLLALGNCINALAEGRRHVPYRDSKLTRLLQDSLGGNCKTVMIAAVSPSSVTLEDTYNTLKYADRAKNIKSNVKKNERSVQLHVTQYEKMISELRSALASANDKIRTFEDSKVQQEPPVVLTAVESTPCSKCLEKEIPKEPDEVVTPIVDPFATFPTVALRQAREAWGALFHDRREIQHKLANLDQLEKDFQHKIMLKNQKNDRVECIGLSTLRLEKLRTKLEREINSQKPKLEIISQKKNELSKRLALSSSKENALSNEFQMVMYDLGNDELKQIIHDAMRMKQLEVALQETKDQNQYLTKTLQVQSEENTKSETLLLQLMKTAKSLYLTLRVQDSVPTYMEADFNSLVAMVEGGRGVCWADQKEETLRDENNPTFNKGVTLSPLSESNLHLDVPPSSVLCHAQSIPPISGPVAVAVPSNLDETVVIQSCGLDVTFDMNLPAAEPVPFNAKSSICTTDELSLAMPLIDLPTNVPFQSAVTPNAALSSPTNKENLAIPQTGISSIPVRTPSKDPKNGISLTPNLRRGHLFSKSSSDLPKASQRTQLVSKPGYMQHTTASKFRTGTDAVFVEPAPVAAAPSGSSSRFVSSNPFKKMKKSVSTFTLAHRR